One Phoenix dactylifera cultivar Barhee BC4 chromosome 8, palm_55x_up_171113_PBpolish2nd_filt_p, whole genome shotgun sequence genomic window carries:
- the LOC120111451 gene encoding uncharacterized protein LOC120111451, which translates to MQLTFRVSSTDTYYEKFQRLQPPIFEGEADYLAAKIWIREIEEMFDALQFFEEVKIKLAVPMLRENAKFWWIAMKAAVQKNGEQLTWEEFKSKFYNQYFPHSVRLIKQNEFLALKQTKSMTVLEYASKFNELGRFCPQFIEEEVSKANRFEQDLRYGIRSRLAVLIFTSYQDVLERALKLEAELKRSEKERGDKKRPKMTESLSDRPENPEGNTNKKKRFEACTYCGKTHGGPCFKKMGVCFICGQHGHLARDCPNKKKNDSEPTESGAQLLH; encoded by the coding sequence ATGCAGCTCACCTTCCGTGTATCGTCCACAGATACCTATTATGAGAAGTTTCAAAGGCTGCAACCTCCAATATTTGAGGGAGAGGCTGATTACTTGGCTGCTAAGATCTGGATTCGAGAGATAGAGGAGATGTTTGATGCCTTACAATTTTTCGAGGAGGTCAAGATCAAATTGGCGGTTCCTATGCTTAGAGAAAACGCCAAGTTCTGGTGGATAGCTATGAAGGCTGCTGTTCAAAAAAATGGTGAACAACTGACATGGGAGGAATTCAAAAGTAAATTCTACAATCAGTACTTCCCCCATTCGGTGAGATTGATAAAGCAGAATGAATTTTTGGCCCTGAAGCAGACAAAGAGTATGACAGTATTGGAATATGCTAGCAAGTTCAATGAATTGGGCAGGTTTTGTCCCCAGTTTATAGAGGAAGAGGTAAGTAAAGCTAATAGGTTTGAACAAGATCTGAGATATGGGATTAGATCCAGATTGGCCGTTCTGATTTTCACAAGTTATCAGGATGTATTGGAAAGGGCTCTAAAATTGGAAGCCGAATTGAAGAgatcagaaaaagaaaggggcGACAAAAAGAGACCCAAGATGACAGAAAGTCTGAGTGACAGGCCAGAGAACCCTGAAGGTAATACAAATAAGAAGAAGAGATTTGAGGCTTGTACCTATTGTGGCAAGACTCATGGGGGGCCTTGTTTTAAGAAGATGGGAGTCTGCTTCATTTGTGGTCAACATGGACATTTGGCACGGGACTGtccaaataaaaagaagaacgaCTCGGAACCTACTGAATCGGGAGCTCAGCTTTTGCATTGA